From one Falsibacillus pallidus genomic stretch:
- a CDS encoding ABC transporter substrate-binding protein produces the protein MKKLVALFTILTLLLLAACGKTDDNAAGGSSTNTEKEKSYTIEHAMGSTEIKGTPKRVVILTNEGTEALLSMGVTPVGAVQSWTGNPWYDHIADKMKDTKVVGTESDINIEAIAKLKPDLIIGNKMRQEKFYGQLSKIAPTVFAETLRGDWQENFKLYAKALNKEEKGKEVLDAYNNRIDEIKTELGDKVNTKVSMVRFLAGDVRIYHKDSFSGVILDQIGFQRPGDQNKPDFAEKGVTKERIPAMDGDVLFYFTYDTGDGKANQVEKEWLEDPLFKNLNAAKNNKVYKVDDVIWNTAGGVMAANLMLDDIEKIFLNK, from the coding sequence ATGAAAAAATTAGTGGCCCTGTTCACTATCCTTACTCTGCTCTTGCTTGCTGCCTGCGGGAAGACAGATGACAATGCAGCTGGAGGAAGTTCAACAAATACAGAAAAAGAAAAAAGCTATACCATTGAACATGCCATGGGTTCAACTGAAATCAAAGGAACGCCAAAAAGAGTGGTCATTCTAACAAATGAAGGAACAGAAGCACTCCTCTCCATGGGCGTAACCCCAGTCGGAGCAGTGCAATCCTGGACAGGAAATCCTTGGTACGATCATATCGCTGACAAAATGAAGGATACAAAAGTGGTTGGCACAGAAAGCGACATTAATATTGAAGCAATCGCAAAGCTTAAACCTGATTTGATTATCGGCAATAAAATGCGCCAGGAAAAATTCTACGGCCAATTAAGCAAAATTGCACCGACGGTCTTTGCAGAAACTCTTCGCGGTGATTGGCAGGAAAACTTCAAACTTTATGCGAAAGCTCTGAATAAAGAAGAAAAAGGCAAAGAAGTATTAGATGCCTACAATAATCGAATTGACGAAATCAAAACGGAATTAGGCGACAAGGTCAATACAAAGGTTTCCATGGTGCGCTTCCTTGCCGGAGATGTAAGGATCTATCATAAAGACTCCTTCTCCGGTGTCATTCTCGACCAAATCGGATTCCAGCGCCCTGGCGACCAAAACAAACCTGACTTTGCCGAAAAAGGTGTAACAAAAGAAAGGATCCCTGCCATGGACGGAGATGTCCTCTTCTATTTCACTTATGATACGGGTGATGGCAAAGCAAACCAAGTCGAAAAAGAATGGCTGGAAGATCCACTCTTCAAAAACTTGAACGCTGCTAAAAATAACAAAGTCTACAAAGTGGACGATGTCATCTGGAATACCGCTGGCGGCGTAATGGCAGCCAACTTGATGCTCGATGATATCGAAAAGATCTTCCTAAATAAATAA
- a CDS encoding FecCD family ABC transporter permease: MGIRKSLILILFALIMLIFIGLSIVLGYTHTSLKTAIDAFTVFDGSNEHIIIKTVRLPRALIAAAVGASLAMSGVIMQTLTKNPLASPSILGINAGAGFAVVIAVSFFQFSNLQAFAWISFLGAAAAASGVYIIGSAGREGLTPMKLTLAGAALAAMFSSFTQGVLVLNESALEQVLFWLAGSVQGRSMSILGSVFPYLLAGWIGALLISGKLNVIAMGDDVAKGLGLRIGLVKVAAALLTVFLAGGAVAIAGPIGFIGIVIPHITKKIIGIDHRWVLPLSGLLGAILLLAADIGARYIIMPQEVPVGVMTALIGVPFFIYIARRGFGAR; this comes from the coding sequence ATGGGGATTCGAAAGAGTTTGATTTTAATACTATTTGCCTTAATAATGCTTATATTTATCGGGTTGAGCATTGTTTTAGGCTATACACATACTTCTTTGAAGACAGCCATTGACGCATTTACTGTCTTCGATGGATCAAATGAACATATCATCATTAAAACAGTCCGTCTGCCGCGTGCGCTGATTGCTGCTGCGGTAGGGGCATCACTTGCTATGTCAGGTGTAATCATGCAAACGCTGACAAAGAATCCGCTTGCTTCTCCAAGCATCCTTGGAATCAATGCGGGTGCCGGTTTTGCGGTCGTGATTGCTGTGAGCTTCTTTCAGTTTTCCAATCTTCAAGCTTTTGCGTGGATTTCCTTTTTAGGAGCCGCTGCAGCCGCATCCGGTGTTTACATCATTGGATCGGCAGGAAGGGAAGGGCTCACCCCGATGAAGCTTACTTTGGCTGGAGCCGCTCTTGCCGCCATGTTTTCGTCTTTCACCCAAGGCGTGCTCGTCCTCAATGAATCTGCTTTAGAGCAGGTGCTGTTCTGGCTTGCTGGTTCTGTTCAAGGGAGGAGCATGAGCATCCTTGGATCTGTTTTTCCGTATTTGCTTGCAGGATGGATCGGCGCACTGCTGATCAGTGGAAAATTAAATGTCATTGCCATGGGGGATGACGTAGCGAAAGGACTCGGCCTAAGGATTGGACTCGTTAAGGTTGCGGCTGCTTTGCTGACGGTCTTCCTTGCAGGTGGTGCTGTTGCGATAGCCGGCCCAATCGGATTCATCGGGATTGTAATACCGCATATCACAAAGAAAATTATCGGGATCGATCACCGCTGGGTATTGCCGCTTTCAGGCCTCCTTGGGGCCATCCTGCTTCTGGCCGCTGATATCGGTGCACGTTATATCATCATGCCGCAGGAAGTCCCTGTCGGTGTCATGACTGCGCTGATCGGCGTACCATTCTTTATTTACATTGCCAGAAGGGGGTTCGGTGCCCGATGA
- a CDS encoding FecCD family ABC transporter permease, protein MNKYKNLRLGKGAISYLIEVKSLTKIGILAIIAVLLFTVSTCLGDMNISPWTVLKVFFGGGEYLDRLIVIDFRLPRIIVSLIVGMALAAAGAILQGMIRNPLASPDVIGISGGASAAVVAFLAIFSDANNALTVSVEWLPVAAFLGSSFVAFLVYVLAWRNGISPIRLVLIGIGISTLMQAFTTLLMILGPIYQASQANIWITGTVNGSTWKNVWIVLPWTVVLLIFAFVAARNISIQELGEDIAVGAGSAIQKNRLLLLMLTTGLVGGAVAFAGGIGFVGLMAPHMARRLVGSSFGLLLAASAFIGGILVMAADLIGRTLFIPLEVPAGVFTAAIGAPYFIYLLFRMKNA, encoded by the coding sequence ATGAATAAATACAAGAATCTGCGTTTAGGGAAGGGCGCCATTTCCTATCTAATTGAAGTAAAGTCGCTGACGAAAATAGGAATCCTGGCGATCATTGCAGTTCTATTATTTACAGTCAGCACGTGTCTTGGCGACATGAATATCAGTCCATGGACAGTTCTGAAAGTGTTTTTTGGAGGCGGAGAATATTTGGATCGCCTCATAGTCATCGATTTCAGGCTTCCAAGAATCATTGTTTCCTTAATCGTTGGGATGGCGCTGGCCGCGGCCGGAGCCATTTTGCAGGGGATGATCCGGAATCCGCTTGCATCCCCCGATGTCATTGGAATTTCCGGCGGCGCGAGTGCAGCCGTTGTGGCATTCCTGGCCATCTTCAGTGACGCAAACAATGCTTTGACGGTGAGCGTGGAGTGGCTGCCTGTTGCTGCATTTCTTGGTTCTTCTTTTGTTGCATTTTTAGTATATGTATTGGCATGGAGGAATGGGATATCCCCGATCCGGCTTGTACTTATCGGCATAGGGATTTCCACTTTGATGCAGGCATTCACTACACTTCTAATGATTTTAGGCCCAATCTATCAAGCAAGCCAAGCGAATATATGGATAACAGGTACAGTGAACGGATCTACATGGAAAAATGTATGGATAGTTCTCCCATGGACCGTCGTGCTCCTGATTTTTGCTTTTGTGGCTGCAAGGAATATTTCTATACAGGAACTTGGGGAAGATATTGCGGTGGGAGCGGGAAGCGCCATTCAGAAAAACCGGCTGCTCCTCCTCATGCTCACTACCGGCCTTGTCGGAGGAGCTGTGGCATTTGCAGGCGGCATTGGGTTTGTAGGATTGATGGCTCCTCATATGGCCAGAAGACTGGTAGGTTCCTCTTTCGGGTTATTGCTTGCTGCCTCTGCCTTTATTGGAGGCATTCTGGTGATGGCTGCCGACTTGATCGGGCGGACGCTGTTTATCCCATTGGAAGTTCCGGCAGGGGTATTTACTGCTGCGATAGGGGCGCCATATTTCATTTACCTGCTGTTCCGTATGAAAAACGCTTGA
- a CDS encoding ABC transporter ATP-binding protein has product MENMIRTDSLTLGYGSSVIIDELDLTIPKGEITVFIGGNGCGKSTLLRSIARLLKPHSGSILLDGTSIAKLPTKEVAKKMAILPQSPTAPEGLTVLQLVKQGRYPYQTWLRQWSEEDEEKVNAALKATGMEELKDRQVDELSGGQRQRAWIAMTLAQDTDIILLDEPTTYLDMTHQIEILDLLFELNEKEQRTIIMVLHDLNLACRYAHHIVAIKNQKVYAEGKPERVINCSLVRDVFEMECEVTMDPLFGTPLCIPYGRGRCILKKAETANV; this is encoded by the coding sequence ATGGAAAACATGATAAGGACTGACTCTTTGACGCTTGGCTATGGGAGTTCCGTTATCATTGATGAACTTGATTTGACAATCCCTAAGGGGGAAATCACGGTTTTCATAGGAGGCAATGGCTGTGGGAAATCCACGCTGCTTCGATCGATCGCCAGGCTTTTGAAACCCCATTCCGGTTCGATTTTGCTGGATGGAACCTCAATAGCGAAACTGCCGACGAAAGAAGTCGCGAAGAAAATGGCTATTCTGCCTCAATCCCCTACGGCTCCGGAAGGACTTACGGTGCTGCAGCTTGTCAAACAGGGACGCTATCCTTACCAAACCTGGCTGAGGCAATGGTCCGAAGAAGATGAAGAAAAAGTGAATGCGGCGTTAAAGGCAACAGGCATGGAGGAATTGAAGGATCGCCAAGTCGATGAGCTTTCAGGCGGACAGCGCCAGCGTGCCTGGATTGCCATGACACTTGCCCAGGACACTGACATCATTCTCTTGGATGAGCCTACTACTTATCTGGATATGACGCATCAGATTGAAATCCTTGATCTCCTTTTTGAGCTAAATGAAAAAGAACAGCGCACAATCATCATGGTCCTGCATGACTTGAACCTTGCGTGCCGCTATGCCCATCATATTGTGGCCATAAAAAATCAAAAGGTCTATGCGGAAGGCAAACCGGAAAGGGTCATCAATTGCAGCCTGGTCAGAGATGTTTTTGAAATGGAATGCGAAGTCACCATGGATCCGCTTTTCGGCACGCCTTTGTGCATTCCCTATGGAAGAGGACGCTGCATTTTGAAAAAGGCTGAAACGGCAAATGTATGA
- a CDS encoding IucA/IucC family C-terminal-domain containing protein, translated as MYEGWTKEEVEELKKFRLIDRIPASAAFHLSDFHTSRHVRERIATTGGSGRILERQAAASILVKRLSFLAVIYFHSMTAFNRRPILDAEKIYVAEHEKEGLRLLDFYFDQPSMMPYDETIDRSIWLKEGWEYLFHEWLMPVFDVLKEEVRISEYILWENTAVYLYWLYETVLEDRPQALQDFEELIHPGAFQPNGMKGINPFNKFYFPKSLNGDGKEVRMRKTCCLSYLSDEKGTRCQTCPLFCHNRNLERGESLG; from the coding sequence ATGTATGAGGGGTGGACGAAAGAGGAAGTCGAAGAGCTGAAAAAGTTCCGCTTGATTGATCGAATTCCGGCATCTGCTGCATTTCACCTATCTGATTTTCACACCAGTAGGCATGTAAGGGAGCGGATCGCGACGACCGGTGGTTCAGGGCGAATCCTAGAGCGGCAGGCAGCAGCGTCCATTTTAGTGAAACGTCTATCTTTTTTGGCGGTCATTTATTTTCATAGCATGACGGCATTCAATAGAAGGCCGATCCTGGATGCGGAGAAGATATATGTAGCCGAACATGAAAAAGAAGGTCTGCGGCTCCTCGACTTCTATTTTGACCAGCCGTCCATGATGCCTTATGATGAAACAATCGACCGTTCGATTTGGCTGAAGGAAGGGTGGGAGTATTTATTCCATGAATGGCTGATGCCGGTATTTGACGTCTTGAAAGAGGAAGTCCGGATATCAGAATATATTTTATGGGAGAATACAGCCGTATATCTTTATTGGCTTTATGAAACAGTCCTGGAGGACCGGCCGCAGGCATTGCAGGATTTCGAGGAATTGATCCATCCTGGAGCTTTTCAGCCGAATGGAATGAAAGGGATCAATCCTTTTAATAAATTCTACTTTCCGAAATCTTTGAACGGGGATGGGAAGGAAGTACGGATGAGAAAGACATGTTGTCTTTCGTATCTTTCTGATGAAAAAGGGACCCGCTGCCAAACATGTCCCTTGTTTTGCCATAATCGAAATCTGGAAAGGGGAGAGAGCCTTGGATAA
- a CDS encoding DUF2573 family protein, with amino-acid sequence MDKEFNEQFEALIEKYTELLTGKSDRQLNEKIEKWALYTYISKTMPSLVKHWNGLYPDAKDAMKEIIMEIKQLNEEHRS; translated from the coding sequence TTGGATAAGGAATTTAATGAACAATTTGAAGCTTTGATTGAGAAGTACACGGAATTATTGACGGGGAAATCTGACCGCCAATTGAACGAAAAGATTGAGAAGTGGGCTTTATATACTTATATCTCCAAGACTATGCCATCATTGGTCAAGCATTGGAATGGATTATACCCGGATGCGAAGGATGCCATGAAGGAAATCATCATGGAGATCAAGCAGCTGAACGAAGAGCATCGCAGCTAG